One window from the genome of Nicotiana sylvestris chromosome 9, ASM39365v2, whole genome shotgun sequence encodes:
- the LOC104236985 gene encoding uncharacterized protein: MRDEFFVNQHDEEENRAIYYWWKSAAKFNECVKFKFEMPNLSKMTPTLKVLREMERLALMSSESLDELRQKLMSYRAGDFWVPIGGINKEDIDIPPMNTIVLVGFHNAGKSSLVNLMYSVLGRSGLIPFAQTSSGNASAYTTLIMEEHNVLRSTRNGFCIYDTRGFDYDKVDEGLQELKEWMADGVHNKKLCSRPGDILPKLDSKLEDASSMFVKRKVNCVMLVANASEIYKSLRVGDLKPLDALKQLFCSPALKKSNGNPILILTHGDKLSTEDRIDCRLKICKHLGASETTGTYDIVCVTEYGLLADEYDPITAYAVTEAVYRALLISDRAQLVKQTFLDWALFALSWLMCFLAGIFAFLAHVFNVLAQKHKGKLKW; the protein is encoded by the exons ATGAGGGACGAATTTTTTGTTAATCAACAtgatgaagaagaaaatagagctATTTACTACTGgtggaaatcagcagcaaaaTTCAACGAGTGTGTAAAATTCAAGTTTGAGATGCCTAATTTGTCAAAAATGACGCCAACCCTAAAAGTCCTAAGGGAAATGGAGAGGCTAGCTTTAATGTCCTCAGAGAGTCTTGATGAGCTACGCCAAAAGCTAATGTCGTACAGAGCAGGGGATTTTTGGGTGCCAATTGGTGGAATTAACAAAGAAGATATTGATATTCCACCTATGAACACTATAGTGTTGGTTGGTTTTCATAATGCTGGCAAAAGTTCACTTGTTAACCTTATGTATAGTGTTCTTGGTCGCTCTGGTCTCATCCCTTTTGCTCAAACTTCTTCAG GAAATGCTTCTGCTTACACAactttgatcatggaggagcacAATGTGCTAAGATCAACACGAAACGGATTCTGCATTTACGATACAAGGGGTTTCGATTATGATAAGGTAGATGAAGGTCTTCAAGAGTTGAAAGAATGGATGGCTGATGGAGTTCACAATAAGAAGCTCTGCTCCAGACCAGGAGATATTTTGCCAAAGTTAGATAGTAAATTGGAGGATGCTTCTTCAATGTTTGTCAAAAGAAAAGTCAATTGTGTTATGTTGGTGGCTAATGCTTCAGAAATATACAAGTCTCTCAGAGTTGGTGACTTGAAGCCATTGGATGCATTGAAACAACTCTTCTGCTCACCAGCACTCAAGAAATCCA ATGGTAACCCCATATTGATCTTAACTCATGGAGACAAGCTATCAACCGAGGATCGAATAGACTGCCGACTGAAGATATGCAAACATCTTGGTGCCTCAGAGACTACTGGAACGTATGATATAGTTTGTGTGACAGAATATGGATTATTGGCTGATGAATATGATCCAATCACAGCATATGCTGTAACTGAAGCAGTTTACAGAGCACTTCTAATCTCAGACAGGGCTCAACTTGTCAAACAAACATTCCTAGACTGGGCATTATTTGCATTGTCATGGCTTATGTGCTTCTTAGCCGGCATATTTGCCTTCCTGGCCCATGTTTTCAATGTTCTGGCCCAGAAACATAAAGGCAAGCTAAAATGGTGA